One window from the genome of Desulfotomaculum sp. encodes:
- a CDS encoding DUF1540 domain-containing protein, whose protein sequence is MDQHIHCLVNDCHYWNQGNMCKANEILVTSDSFSSNQPDTVDAAMTKQLSPTPAGGTCMSTCCKTYATKDSGGSKVDGVKRML, encoded by the coding sequence ATGGATCAGCATATCCACTGTCTTGTGAATGATTGTCATTACTGGAATCAAGGAAACATGTGCAAAGCCAACGAAATTCTCGTCACCTCGGATAGTTTCAGCAGCAATCAGCCCGATACTGTAGACGCCGCAATGACCAAACAACTCTCACCTACTCCTGCGGGCGGCACATGCATGTCCACTTGTTGCAAAACATACGCTACAAAAGACTCCGGCGGGTCCAAGGTAGACGGAGTTAAAAGGATGCTTTAA
- a CDS encoding SIMPL domain-containing protein codes for MSENGTGKFPIQVIAVVILGICLIICTMIFTSAFARVRSSSIITVTGSAEKQLKSDLIVWDCSFTRNSAQLTEAYAALHSDLEQVNSYLKSKGIPDSDITIMPVNVNTFYAVDKFGRDTGEIRGYSLTQTIEVRSKQVDSITNVSRESSELINKGINLQSMPPQYFYTKLSDIKVDMLADATLNAKKRAEKIVINGGSKIGPLRSTQMGVFQITPIYSTEVSDYGMNDTSSLEKKITAVVNVEFYIK; via the coding sequence ATGAGCGAAAACGGTACGGGAAAATTTCCAATTCAGGTCATCGCAGTAGTTATTTTAGGAATCTGCTTAATAATCTGTACTATGATATTTACCAGCGCATTTGCCAGGGTAAGATCAAGCTCAATAATAACGGTAACCGGTTCAGCCGAAAAACAGCTTAAATCCGACCTTATCGTATGGGACTGTAGTTTTACCAGGAACAGCGCCCAGTTAACCGAAGCATACGCCGCTCTTCATTCGGACCTGGAACAGGTCAACAGTTATCTAAAAAGCAAAGGAATACCTGACAGCGATATCACGATAATGCCGGTCAACGTCAACACATTTTACGCCGTGGACAAATTCGGGCGGGATACAGGCGAAATCAGGGGGTATAGCTTAACCCAAACAATAGAAGTCCGATCAAAACAGGTAGACAGTATAACCAACGTTTCCAGAGAATCCAGCGAACTGATTAACAAAGGAATAAACCTGCAGTCGATGCCTCCGCAGTATTTTTATACCAAGCTCAGCGATATTAAGGTTGATATGCTGGCAGACGCTACTCTCAATGCAAAGAAACGTGCGGAGAAGATAGTTATCAACGGAGGAAGCAAGATTGGCCCGCTGCGTTCAACACAGATGGGAGTATTTCAAATAACCCCTATTTATTCCACCGAAGTATCCGATTACGGAATGAACGATACCTCATCTTTAGAGAAAAAGATTACCGCAGTCGTAAATGTGGAGTTTTATATTAAATAA
- a CDS encoding ZIP family metal transporter: MNNLLANNHVFQAFLATCFVWAITACGAGAIFFAKNLSKKILDGSLGFAGGIMIAASYWSLLAPAIEICREDRITWLAPAIGFLAGGVFLWIVDKILPHLHIGLSEEAEGVKTSLQRAQLFILAIILHHIPEGLAVGVAFGAISSGSSSATLPAAIALAIGVGIQSLPEGLAVSMPLRREGMSRLKSFWYGQLSAAIDPIAGVIGALFVLHIKTLLPYALAFAAGAMIFVVVEEVIPESQRGSNTDLATILTILGFTLMMALDISFS, translated from the coding sequence ATGAATAACCTTCTAGCAAATAATCATGTCTTTCAGGCTTTTTTAGCAACCTGTTTTGTTTGGGCGATAACCGCCTGCGGAGCCGGCGCCATCTTCTTTGCCAAGAATTTAAGCAAAAAGATTCTTGACGGGTCGTTGGGTTTTGCCGGCGGGATTATGATCGCAGCTTCATATTGGTCTCTGCTTGCGCCTGCTATAGAAATATGCAGGGAAGATCGAATCACCTGGCTTGCTCCGGCAATTGGTTTTTTAGCAGGAGGAGTTTTTCTGTGGATTGTTGATAAAATATTGCCTCATCTTCATATCGGCCTTTCTGAAGAAGCCGAAGGCGTGAAAACATCCCTGCAGCGGGCACAACTGTTTATCCTGGCGATTATTTTACACCATATACCCGAGGGTCTGGCTGTAGGTGTTGCTTTCGGCGCCATTTCCTCCGGTTCGTCATCCGCTACTCTACCTGCCGCAATTGCGCTGGCCATAGGAGTTGGGATCCAAAGCCTGCCGGAAGGCCTTGCGGTGTCGATGCCCCTGCGCAGGGAAGGCATGTCCCGTCTGAAAAGCTTCTGGTACGGACAATTATCAGCGGCCATTGACCCCATTGCCGGTGTGATTGGCGCATTATTCGTTCTTCATATAAAAACCCTGCTGCCATATGCGCTTGCTTTTGCCGCAGGAGCAATGATTTTTGTTGTTGTCGAAGAAGTTATTCCGGAATCCCAGCGCGGCAGCAATACGGATCTGGCCACCATCTTAACTATTCTTGGCTTCACGCTGATGATGGCGCTGGATATTTCGTTCAGTTGA